A segment of the Aromatoleum aromaticum EbN1 genome:
ATGGGGGCGAAAGTCGTGTCTCACGTCGTGCAGCTCGGCGACACGCCCCATCTCGAAAAGATGATCGGCCCGGTCAAGATCATGCTCGATGCGTTCCAGAACGGCGAGCTCGACGCGGTCTATGTGGCTTACACGCGTTTCATCAACACGATGAAGCAGGAACCGGTGCTCGAGCAGCTGCTGCCGCTGACCGGTGAGAAGCTCGGCACGCCGGAAGGTTCGTGGGACTACCTGTACGAGCCCGACCCGCAGGTCGTCATCGACGAGATGCTGGTGCGCTACGTCGAGGCGCTGGTCTATCAGGCGGTCGCCGAGAACATGGCTTCGGAGCAGAGCGCGCGCATGGTGGCGATGAAGGCCGCGTCCGACAACGCGAAGAATGTGATCGGGGAACTGCAGCTGGTCTACAACAAGACCCGCCAGGCAGCGATCACGAAAGAGCTGTCGGAGATCGTCAGCGGCGCCGCCGCGGTGTAACGCATAACTGATTTAAGGAAATGACGATGAGTCAAGGAACGATCGTTCAGTGCATCGGCGCCGTGGTGGATATCCAGTTCCCCCGCGAAGCGATGCCCAAGGTGTATGACGCGCTGAAGCTCGAGAATGCCGCCGGTTCGTTCGCCGAAGAGGGGCTGACCTTCGAAGTCCAGCAACAGCTCGGCGACGGCGTGGTGCGTACGATTGCAATGGGTTCGTCCGACGGCCTGCGCCGCGGCATGAAAGTCGCCAGCACCGGCAAGGGGATCTCGATCCCGGTCGGCCACGGCACGCTCGGCCGCATCATGGACGTGCTCGGCCGCCCGATCGACGAAGCTGGCCCGATCGAGGCCGACGAGCTGCGTCCGATCCATGCGAAAGCGCCGAAGTTCGACGAGCTGTCACCTTCAGTCGACCTGCTCGAAACCGGCATCAAGGTTATCGACCTCGTCTGCCCGTTCGCGAAAGGCGGCAAGGTCGGCCTGTTCGGCGGCGCCGGCGTCGGCAAGACCGTGAACATGATGGAGCTGATCAACAACATCGCCAAGCAGCACTCGGGCCTGTCGGTGTTCGCAGGCGTGGGCGAGCGGACCCGTGAAGGGAACGACTTCTACCACGAGATGAAGGACTCCAACGTTCTCGACAAGGTCGCGATGGTGTTCGGTCAGATGAACGAACCGCCGGGCAACCGCCTGCGCGTCGCGCTGACGGGCCTGACGATGGCCGAGCGCTTCCGCGACGAAGGCCGCGACATCCTGTTCTTCGTGGACAACATCTACCGCTACACGCTGGCCGGTACCGAAGTGTCCGCGCTGCTCGGCCGGATGCCGTCCGCGGTGGGTTACC
Coding sequences within it:
- the atpG gene encoding F0F1 ATP synthase subunit gamma, which translates into the protein MASGKEIRTKIKSVQNTRKITKAMEMVAASKMRKAQDRMRAARPYAEKIRRLAANLSQANVTDYKHAFLVQKDEVKRVGLILVTTDKGLCGGLNTNIQRVALNAMKGWDASGTTEIQACCIGNKGFGFMQRMGAKVVSHVVQLGDTPHLEKMIGPVKIMLDAFQNGELDAVYVAYTRFINTMKQEPVLEQLLPLTGEKLGTPEGSWDYLYEPDPQVVIDEMLVRYVEALVYQAVAENMASEQSARMVAMKAASDNAKNVIGELQLVYNKTRQAAITKELSEIVSGAAAV
- the atpD gene encoding F0F1 ATP synthase subunit beta; this translates as MSQGTIVQCIGAVVDIQFPREAMPKVYDALKLENAAGSFAEEGLTFEVQQQLGDGVVRTIAMGSSDGLRRGMKVASTGKGISIPVGHGTLGRIMDVLGRPIDEAGPIEADELRPIHAKAPKFDELSPSVDLLETGIKVIDLVCPFAKGGKVGLFGGAGVGKTVNMMELINNIAKQHSGLSVFAGVGERTREGNDFYHEMKDSNVLDKVAMVFGQMNEPPGNRLRVALTGLTMAERFRDEGRDILFFVDNIYRYTLAGTEVSALLGRMPSAVGYQPTLAEEMGRLQERITSTKVGSITSIQAVYVPADDLTDPSPATTFLHLDSTVVLSRDIAALGIYPAVDPLDSTSRQLDPLVVGEEHYNVARQVQVTLQRYKELRDIIAILGMDELSPEDKLAVSRARKIQRFLSQPFHVAEVFTGSPGKYVPLKDTINGFKMIVNGECDHLPEQAFYMVGGIEEAMEKAKKLQ